In Sorghum bicolor cultivar BTx623 chromosome 8, Sorghum_bicolor_NCBIv3, whole genome shotgun sequence, one genomic interval encodes:
- the LOC8076628 gene encoding RING-H2 finger protein ATL65: MRRRRRPSTATPAPAPSAASVSSPPSPYPAAFASLGPAPSPGPGPGPGPGPAPAPEPSAAAFVGGRRGGGGAGSSLSPPLIAMLAVVGAALLVVLYARLVSRVFRAARRRWRRRRRLRLLMIPGSPSARGGDDSFASFTTYDNYYHTFSPYYGLGLDDAAIKSLPSAQYLGAGGSASSSASARGSGASRECAVCLLEFADGDELRALPLCAHAFHADCIDVWLRAHASCPLCRAAVALPPPVPSPLHPARAARRVRPSLDDLLFFHPVPPSAHAHPAGGEQQQAEIAPASPDQQQQQQLAAGARDFLLKRSYSFGFERSLAMVEAASTASPPWRYRVFSAAGAATDGGTTSRGRGFWSKRWPSPFGGGGAGGSAAARVFSFRSYHVGGGGGGGGVACKPSPFSRRFRGGGSGFFMSLASEPPSILAAAARRGSRAAAASSRLRCGDPEALLSPDRLSR, encoded by the coding sequence atgcggcggcggcggcggccgtccACTGCTACCCCGGCGCCTGCTCCGTCCGCCGCCTCCGTCAGCTCACCGCCTTCTCCCTACCCGGCGGCATTCGCGTCGCTGGGTCCAGCTCCGTCGCCGGGTCCCGGTCCGGGTCCAGGTCCAGGTCCCGCCCCGGCGCCCGAGCCGTCTGCTGCGGCGTTCGTGGGCGGCAggcgtggcggtggcggcgccggATCGAGCCTGAGCCCGCCGCTCATCGCGATGCTAGCCGTGGTGGGCGCGGCGCTGCTGGTGGTGCTGTACGCGCGTCTAGTGAGCCGCGTGTTCCGCGCGGCGCGTCGGCGGTGGCGCCGGCGACGCCGCCTCCGGCTGCTGATGATCCCGGGCTCCCCCTCGGCGCGCGGCGGGGACGACTCGTTCGCGTCCTTCACCACGTACGACAACTACTACCACACCTTCTCCCCCTACTACGGCCTGGGCCTCGACGACGCCGCCATCAAGTCGCTCCCGTCGGCGCAGTACCTGGGCGCCGGTGGTtcggcgtcgtcgtcggcgtcggcgcggGGATCCGGCGCGTCCAGGGAGTGCGCGGTGTGCCTGCTGGAGTTCGCGGACGGCGACGAGCTCCGCGCGCTGCCGCTGTGCGCGCACGCGTTCCACGCCGACTGCATCGACGTGTGGCTCCGCGCGCACGCCTCCTGCCCGCTCTGCCGCGCCGCCGTCGCGCTCCCGCCGCCCGTGCCGTCGCCGCTGCACCCGGCGCGCGCCGCGCGCCGCGTGCGCCCCAGCCTCGACGACCTCCTCTTCTTCCACCCGGTGCCGCCTTCTGCTCATGCTCATCCGGCGGGGGgcgagcagcagcaggcggaGATCGCACCGGCCAGCCcggaccagcagcagcagcagcagctcgcgGCGGGTGCCAGGGACTTTTTGCTCAAGCGCTCCTACTCCTTCGGCTTCGAGCGGAGCCTCGCCATGGTGGAGGCGGCGTCGACAGCATCACCTCCATGGCGGTACCGCGTGTTCTCCGCCGCAGGCGCCGCGACCGACGGCGGGACCACCTCCCGGGGCCGCGGCTTCTGGAGCAAGCGCTGGCCGTCCCcgttcggcggcggcggcgcgggcggaTCCGCGGCCGCTCGCGTATTCTCCTTCCGTTCGTACCAcgtcggcggcggtggcggtggcggtggggtGGCGTGCAAGCCGTCCCCGTTCTCCCGGCGGTTCCGCGGCGGCGGTAGCGGGTTCTTCATGTCGCTGGCGTCGGAGCCGCCGTCGATCCTGGCCGCCGCGGCGAGGCGGGGCAGCCGCGCGGCCGCCGCGTCGAGCCGGCTCCGGTGCGGCGACCCCGAGGCGCTGCTGTCGCCGGACCGGCTGAGCCGCTGA
- the LOC8076629 gene encoding uncharacterized protein LOC8076629, whose product MRYGEVAHFSHPQHRLRLEHSETPFRCDGCREVGIGARFRCPYRGCDHDLHRQCALPASPPPPPLRHPFYPRCAFVFLARAPGGGPGTRYCNACGRDVAGYVYHCRACGFDLHPCCAALPHALDAGGGVRLYLHPDSRAAGVPPCHRCGHRGRSWSYRSQCRCYSLHVACVMDMLVESWHGVGRRKGAGGAGANVYDGGMVVPGSGGYRVPAIRGAAKSSHAGRGGGGGYSYWGRKKGKVKRCCEIAGFAAQVVISAVLGDPTALIAGVIGSLIAG is encoded by the coding sequence ATGAGGTACGGCGAGGTGGCGCACTTCAGCCACCCACAGCACCGTCTGCGTCTGGAGCACTCGGAGACGCCGTTCCGGTGCGACGGTTGCCGGGAGGTCGGCATCGGGGCGCGGTTCCGGTGCCCGTACCGGGGCTGCGACCACGACCTGCACCGGCAGTGCGCGCTgccggcgtcgccgccgccgccgccgctgcggcACCCGTTCTACCCTCGCTGCGCGTTCGTGTTCCTGGCGCGCGCGCCGGGCGGGGGACCCGGGACCCGGTACTGCAACGCGTGCGGCCGCGACGTTGCCGGCTACGTCTACCACTGCCGCGCCTGCGGGTTCGACCTGCACCCGTGCTGCGCCGCGCTGCCGCACGCGCTGGACGCCGGCGGCGGGGTCCGGCTGTACCTCCACCCGGACTCCAGGGCCGCCGGCGTGCCGCCGTGCCACCGGTGCGGACACCGGGGGCGAAGCTGGAGCTACCGGAGCCAGTGCAGGTGCTACAGCCTCCACGTGGCGTGCGTCATGGACATGCTCGTCGAGAGCTGGCACGGCGTCGGGCGGCGCAAGGGCGCCGGCGGTGCCGGCGCGAACGTGTACGACGGCGGGATGGTGGTGCCCGGGAGTGGCGGGTACAGGGTGCCGGCGATCAGGGGCGCGGCGAAGAGCAGCCACGCCGGCAGGGGGGGAGGAGGAGGGTACTCGTACTGGGGCAGGAAGAAGGGCAAGGTGAAGCGCTGCTGCGAGATCGCCGGGTTCGCCGCGCAGGTGGTCATCTCCGCCGTGCTCGGCGACCCCACCGCGCTCATCGCCGGCGTCATAGGCTCGCTCATCGCTGGGTGA
- the LOC8069738 gene encoding uncharacterized protein LOC8069738 produces the protein MPVNIDIAPFKLDIDELVADYAKENCTSLAEFKRVWMAKKFSYIYEGRPKTNSGLFMQSLFLHCIGHLTSQSSLPQRLAGLYCLYCLYECQPYKPQFKIYLSLEESRQLKDFVVMAKQNGLQLVPALVKRMLDKGMFLLGYMNLIDDNGDKQVEELTALQNKRVKFACDKLFANTQAESYMHMDLGAEFELDSIKKLSKEYAEAKELALAEASQIVEVEDAKHLLQSDKLLGDKIDEVVKEWDAQKEGFYERTGLTPRNQLMVVDNDEPGVQAHEDASHSNQIMAIYNDESGVQNHEEDDFDDLDQLLE, from the exons ATGCCTGTAAATATAGATATCGCTCCTTTCAAGCTGGACATCGATGAGCTGGTAGCTGATTATGCCAAG GAGAACTGTACGTCACTTGCTGAATTTAAACGAGTGTGGAtggccaagaaattttcttatatatatgaAGGCAGACCTAAGACAAACTCGGGTTTATTCATGCAGTCCCTCTTTCTGCATTGTATTG GTCATTTGACTTCTCAAAGTTCACTACCCCAAAGATTGGCTGGACTTTACTGCCTTTACTGTCTGTATGAGTGCCAGCCATACAAGCCACAGTTCAAGATTTATTTGTCTCTTG AGGAGTCCAGGCAACTGAAAGATTTCGTTGTTATGGCTAAGCAAAATGGACTGCAGCTCGTGCCTGCACTTGTCAAAAGGATGCTCGATAAAGGCATGTTTTTGCTTGGCTACATGAATTTGATTGATGACAATGGGGACAAGCAGGTTGAGGAGTTGACTGCATTGCAGAACAAGCGAGTAAAATTTGCCTGTGACAA GTTATTTGCAAATACCCAAGCAGAAAGTTATATGCACATGGACTTG GGTGCTGAGTTTGAGCTTGATAGCATCAAGAAATTGTCAAAGGAGTACGCAGAAGCAAAGGAATTGGCCCTTGCAG AGGCAAGCCAGATTGTGGAAGTTGAAGATGCTAAGCACCTCCTTCAGAGTGACAAGCTGTTGGGTGACAAGATAGACGAAGTCGTCAAAGAATGGGATGCCCAGAAGGAGGGGTTCTACGAGAGAACAGGATTAACCCCTCGCAATCAGCTCATGGTGGTTGACAATGATGAACCAGGAGTACAAGCTCATGAGGACGCATCCCATAGCAATCAGATCATGGCGATTTACAATGATGAATCAGGAGTACAAAATCACGAGGAGGACGACTTTGATGACTTAGATCAGCTGCTAGAGTGA
- the LOC8069739 gene encoding BTB/POZ domain-containing protein At3g50780: MDGSRRQQRRKGSPAAAAAGRPRTVPIAVTPEGFWCCPSPAALHKSLVKNPHHHHHPHAKHAPPAHKTSSAPPSRAPSVQTAPSVTDDPAPAVTDDQQHHNQSQATTETPAPAPAPDGGQQESPPPPPQQQQHKVCVGFGRPETSDLTVMLYGKEGIAVRMSVHSDVLSQSSAFFAHRLSAAGGGGGPAPNQPCVVEIDDCDDAEMYVETVGLMYCDEAKHRLLLKQESVPRVLRIIKAADALGFRACVTSCLHYLEAVPWVGDEEERSVVSSVRCLQSKDRDKDDGCCNNYYGGVVSPLLKRVAASDDCLRPPSDTFASITEMVLTSTDDRGRREMKALVLNLLKDSSRSSHVAGGDGSPPDNDISSAKTLYASCRGCLDRLRELFAEASSSSSSESDYYCPAAVTRRIALETDNLLWLVEMLVASQRGGGGDGFVALWSGQAELAASHARVPAPSRHAVSRVTARLFVGVGRGELLPPRDARLRLLQVWLHPLIDDYAWLQRGGGSRPSTSASAAFDRRLVEDGIGQTILTLPLEEQRSILLAWFGRFLKLGDDCPNLQRAFEVWWRRTFVRPYVLHQPDSDAGDVWPSDRGSS, from the coding sequence ATGGACGGATCGAGGCGGCAGCAGAGGAGGAAGGGCtcgccggcagcggcggcggcggggaggccCCGCACCGTGCCGATCGCCGTCACACCGGAGGGCTTCTGGTGCTGCCCGTCCCCCGCCGCGCTGCACAAGAGCCTCGTCAAGAAcccgcaccaccaccaccatccccACGCCAAGCACGCGCCGCCGGCGCATAAGACCTCCTCGGCCCCTCCGTCCAGAGCCCCCTCGGTCCAGACCGCGCCGTCCGTCACCGACGACCCGGCGCCCGCCGTGACGGACGACCAACAGCACCACAACCAAAGCCAAGCGACAACCGAgactccggctccggctccggcgccgGACGGCGGGCAGCAggagtcgccgccgccgccgccgcagcagcagcagcacaagGTCTGCGTTGGGTTCGGGCGGCCGGAGACGAGCGACCTGACGGTGATGCTCTACGGAAAAGAAGGCATCGCGGTCAGGATGAGCGTCCACAGCGACGTCCTCTCCCAGAGCAGCGCCTTCTTCGCCCACCGCCtctccgccgccggcggcggcggcggccccgcCCCCAACCAGCCCTGCGTGGTGGAGATCGACGACTGCGACGACGCGGAGATGTACGTGGAGACGGTGGGGCTCATGTACTGCGACGAGGCCAAGCACCGGCTGCTGCTGAAGCAGGAGAGCGTCCCGCGCGTGCTCCGCATCATCAAGGCCGCCGACGCGCTGGGATTCCGCGCCTGCGTCACGTCCTGCCTCCACTACCTGGAGGCCGTCCCGTGGGTCGGCGACGAGGAGGAGCGCAGCGTCGTGTCGTCGGTCCGCTGTCTCCAGAGCAAGGACAGGGACAAGGACGACGGCTGCTGCAACAACTACTACGGCGGAGTCGTCAGCCCGCTGCTGAAGAGGGTCGCCGCCTCCGACGACTGTCTGAGACCGCCCAGCGACACGTTCGCGAGCATCACGGAGATGGTGCTGACGAGCACCGACGACCGGGGCCGGCGCGAGATGAAGGCACTTGTCCTCAACCTCCTTAAAGACAGCAGCCGCAGCAGCCATGTCGCCGGCGGCGACGGTTCACCACCAGACAACGACATCTCCTCTGCCAAAACGCTGTACGCCTCGTGCCGGGGCTGCCTGGACCGGCTCCGGGAGCTGTTCGCGgaagcgtcgtcgtcgtcgtcgtccgaaTCGGACTACTACTGCCCCGCCGCCGTCACGCGGCGGATCGCGCTGGAGACCGACAACCTGCTGTGGCTGGTGGAGATGCTGGTGGCGAgccagcgcggcggcggcggcgacggcttcGTGGCGCTGTGGTCGGGGCAGGCGGAGCTGGCCGCGTCGCACGCCAGGGTGCCGGCGCCCTCCCGCCACGCCGTGAGCCGCGTCACGGCGCGGCTGTTCGTCGGCGTCGGGAGAGGGGAGCTGCTCCCGCCCAGGGAcgcccgcctccgcctcctccagGTCTGGCTGCACCCGCTCATCGACGACTACGCGTGGCTGCAGCGCGGCGGCGGCTCCCGGCCGTCAACGTCGGCGTCGGCAGCGTTCGACAGGAGGCTCGTCGAGGACGGCATCGGGCAGACGATCCTCacgctgccgctggaggagcagaGGTCCATCCTGCTGGCGTGGTTCGGGAGGTTCTTGAAGCTCGGCGACGATTGCCCGAATCTGCAGAGGGCGTTCGAGGTGTGGTGGAGGAGGACTTTCGTCAGGCCGTACGTTCTTCATCAGCCTGATTCTGACGCAGGTGATGTTTGGCCATCAGATAGAGGTTCATCTTGA
- the LOC8069740 gene encoding probable tetraacyldisaccharide 4'-kinase, mitochondrial, whose protein sequence is MMLAHHQERPNITAAAPAPSSPSRRRRKARAAQPISGRRAAPERRRVYGRMEETARQLITRLAATPDSAVRDLPFLHRALTLPLLSAASAALRLSLLPSWLRPRRALPVPVVSVGNLTWGGNGKTPMVDFLARSFHRLGVSPLILTRGYAGGDEPKMLRRRLSDTSAKIGVGANRTAVASSMLQEYGFIHHFQNTCAEKKFSSACKLESGSRIGVAILDDGMQHWSLLRDVEIVMVNGLAPWGNSHFIPRGPMREPLSALGRADIVIIHNADMASEAQLKAIRSTIEENSTTCSVFYSRLAPSHFFEVKQPLQRIPLNVLNDKIVLCVSAIGCPNAFIHTVREIGPLKIDRLDFSDHHFFNGHDLEIIQETVRNLMDQYSKDTIVIVTEKDYDRDPAALRTLDAKVWVLSSSLQIMPHKEQGEDEFMRKVNEIITITGCAKSHAVDRATNC, encoded by the exons ATGATGCTAGCCCATCACCAAGAAAGGCCCAACATCACCGCCGCCGCCCCTGCGCCCTCTTCtccttcccggcggcggcgcaaaGCAAGGGCAGCCCAACCTATCTccggccgccgcgccgccccTGAACGGCGACGGGTATATGGTCGTATGGAGGAGACGGCGAGGCAGCTCATCACTCGCCTTGCCGCCACCCCGGACTCCGCCGTGCGAGACCTCCCCTTCCTCCACCGCGCCCTCACTCTCCCCCTCCTctccgccgcgtccgccgcgctCCGCCTGTCCCTGCTCCCCTCGTGGCTCCGCCCGCGCCGCGCGCTGCCCGTGCCCGTCGTCAGCGTCGGCAACCTCACTTGGGGTGGCAATGGCAAGACGCCCATGGTCGACTTCTTGGCCCGCAGCTTCCACCGCCTCGGCGTCTCGCCACTGATTCTGACGAGG GGTTATGCAGGCGGTGATGAGCCAAAGATGCTCCGGAGGCGCCTTTCCGATACTTCGGCCAAGATTGGGGTCGGTGCAAATAGAACAGCAGTGGCTTCTTCCATGCTGCAAGAATATGGATTTATCCATCATTTTCAGAACACCTGTGCCGAGAAGAAGTTTTCATCAGCCTGCAAACTGGAATCTGGTAGTAGGATTGGAGTAGCTATATTAGATGATGGTATGCAG CATTGGAGCTTGCTCCGAGATGTTGAGATTGTGATGGTTAATGGGTTGGCTCCATGGGGAAACTCCCATTTTATTCCGCGAGGACCCATGAGAGAACCTCTGAGCGCACTTGGTCGAGCTGATATTGTGATCATTCATAATGCAGACATG GCTTCTGAAGCGCAACTCAAAGCAATAAGGTCCACAATAGAGGAGAATAGCACAACATGCTCAGTGTTCTACAGCAGATTGGCTCCATCACATTTTTTTGAAGTTAAACAACCATTACAGAGAATTCCCCTTAATGTGTTGAATGATAAGATCGTGCTATGTGTTTCTGCAATTGGCTGCCCAAATGCTTTCATTCATACAGTCAGAGAG ATTGGTCCACTCAAAATTGATAGGTTGGATTTCAGTGACCATCATTTCTTCAATGGTCAT GACCTAGAGATAATCCAAGAAACGGTGAGGAATCTCATGGACCAGTACAGCAAAGATACCATAGTCATAGTTACTGAGAAG GATTATGACCGTGATCCAGCTGCCCTTAGGACATTGGATGCAAAGGTTTGGGTGCTGTCTTCTTCGTTGCAGATTATGCCTCACAAGGAACAAGGAGAAGATGAATTCATGAGGAAAGTTAACGAGATTATCACGATTACTGGGTGTGCAAAGTCACATGCGGTGGATCGGGCCACGAATTGCTGA
- the LOC8076630 gene encoding protein DA1-related 1, with product MSWFKEIFKGSVNRRVSRGHYDGGWHEGHSSDHTRDTYNDSDNEDIDRAIALSLAEAEEDQNKGKAAAIDTDYNLEEDEQLARALQESLNSESPPRRNVPIEDVPVPPRWDVPVERVPPRQYVPANEPPPHVYSQSGSRICAGCHNPIGHGRFLSCMDSVWHPQCFRCFACNKPISEYEFAMHDDQPYHKSCYKEFFHPKCDVCNNFIPTNRDGLIEYRAHPFWMQKYCPSHEDDGTPRCCSCERMEPREIKYITLDDGRKLCLECLTSSVMDTPECQHLYMDIQEFFEGLNMKVEQQIPLLLVERQALNEALEAEKNGHHLPETRGLCLSEEQIVRTILKRPQIGPGNRIIDMIIGPYKLSRLCEVTAILILYGLPRLQTGSILAHEMMHAYLRLKGFRNLSIEVEEGICQVLAHLWLESEIIAGSSSNVASSSEASSSSSSSGPTSSKKGAKTEFEKKLGAFIKHQIETDSSEAYGGGFRAGYPAVERYGLKRTLDHIKLTGTFPY from the exons ATGAGTTGGTTCAAAGAAATTTTCAAGGGTTCAGTAAACAGAAGAGTTTCAAGGGGTCACTATGATGGAGGCTGGCATGAAGGACATTCATCTGATCACACCAGA GATACCTACAATGACAGTGATAATGAAGATATAGATCGTGCTATTGCATTATCGCTAGCTGAAGCTGAGGAAGATCAGAATAAGGGAAAGGCAGCGGCTATTG ATACTGACTATAATTTGGAGGAAGATGAACAACTTGCACGGGCTCTGCAGGAGAGCCTGAATTCAGAGTCTCCTCCTCGACGGAATGTTCCTATTGAGGATGTTCCAGTGCCTCCTCGATGGGATGTTCCTGTTGAGCGTGTGCCTCCTCGGCAGTATGTTCCAGCAAATGAACCACCTCCACACGTTTATTCACAGAGTGGATCCAG GATTTGTGCTGGATGCCACAACCCAATTGGCCATGGGCGTTTCCTTAGCTGTATGGATTCAGTTTGGCATCCTCAATGCTTCAGATGTTTTGCTTGCAACAAGCCCATATCAGAGTATGAG TTTGCTATGCATGATGATCAGCCGTACCACAAATCCTGCTACAAAGAGTTTTTTCATCCAAAATGTGATGTCTGCAACAACTTT ATTCCAACAAATAGAGATGGCCTCATTGAATACAGAGCACATCCTTTCTGGATGCAGAAGTACTGTCCTTCCCATGAAGATGATGGCACTCCTAGATGCTGCAGTTGTGAACGAATGGAG CCAAGGGAGATCAAGTACATAACATTAGATGATGGGAGGAAACTCTGCTTGGAATGTCTCACTTCTTCAGTAATGGATACTCCAGAATGTCAACATCTTTACATGGATATTCAGGAATTTTTTGAAGGTTTGAACATGAAAGTAGAACAGCAAATTCCATTACTTTTAGTTGAGAGGCAGGCTCTGAATGAAGCCTTGGAAGCTGAGAAAAAT GGGCACCACCTACCAGAAACCAGAGGTCTATGTCTTTCTGAAGAGCAAATTGTTAGAACG ATCTTAAAAAGACCACAGATTGGACCAGGAAACAGAATCATAGATATGATTATAGGACCATACAAGCTGTCTCGGCTGTGTGAAGTGACTGCAATCCTTATATTATATGGTCTGCCAAG ATTACAAACTGGTTCCATTCTGGCCCACGAGATGATGCATGCATATCTTCGTCTCAAAG GATTCCGAAATCTTAGTATTGAGGTTGAAGAAGGCATCTGCCAAGTTCTGGCCCACCTGTGGTTAGAGTCAGAAATCATCGCTGGTTCTAGTAGCAACGTCGCATCCAGTTCAGAAGCATCGTCATCTTCGTCATCCTCAGGTCCTACCTCTTCAAAGAAGGGTGCAAAGACCGAATTCGAGAAGAAGCTTGGGGCATTCATCAAGCACCAGATCGAAACAGATTCTTCTGAGGCATATGGAGGTGGTTTCAGAGCAGGCTATCCGGCTGTTGAGCGCTATGGCTTGAAAAGAACCCTTGATCATATTAAGTTGACAGGGACTTTCCCATATTAA